A single Anaeromusa acidaminophila DSM 3853 DNA region contains:
- the panC gene encoding pantoate--beta-alanine ligase, whose translation MKQVTTVEELRQLVGEARQAGQSVALVPTMGYLHAGHCTLMQQAKNENAFVVASIFVNPLQFGAGEDFAVYPRDLERDAAAAAASGVDVLFTPTVEEMYPQGYENMKTLVTVSGVSEGLCGASRPGHFQGVATVVAKLLHLVQPDRAYFGQKDAQQVAVIRQMVMDLNWPVEIIAVPIVREADGLALSSRNVYLSQEERTAALVLSRALQKAKTVLQAGERRGAVVEAAAKEELAQEALAAVEYVKLVDAATMQPVSELQGPVVLALAVRIGKTRLIDNLLWEEC comes from the coding sequence ATGAAACAGGTCACAACGGTGGAAGAACTGCGTCAATTGGTAGGTGAAGCGCGCCAGGCGGGGCAAAGTGTTGCGTTAGTCCCTACGATGGGATATTTGCATGCGGGGCATTGTACGCTGATGCAGCAGGCCAAAAATGAAAATGCTTTTGTCGTAGCCAGCATTTTTGTGAATCCGCTGCAATTTGGCGCTGGTGAGGACTTTGCCGTGTATCCGCGCGATTTAGAACGTGATGCCGCAGCTGCTGCAGCGTCAGGGGTGGATGTGCTGTTTACTCCCACGGTAGAAGAAATGTACCCTCAAGGCTATGAAAACATGAAAACCTTGGTAACCGTGAGCGGTGTCAGCGAAGGGTTGTGCGGCGCGTCTCGTCCTGGACATTTTCAAGGTGTGGCGACTGTAGTTGCCAAACTCCTTCATTTAGTCCAACCGGACCGCGCCTATTTTGGGCAAAAAGACGCTCAGCAGGTGGCGGTCATCCGGCAGATGGTAATGGATTTGAACTGGCCTGTAGAGATTATAGCGGTGCCTATTGTGCGTGAAGCGGACGGGTTAGCTTTATCATCGCGCAATGTATACCTTTCTCAAGAGGAACGTACAGCGGCGCTAGTGCTGTCACGGGCGCTGCAGAAGGCTAAAACTGTTTTGCAAGCTGGGGAACGGCGTGGCGCTGTCGTGGAAGCCGCAGCCAAAGAGGAGCTGGCTCAGGAGGCCTTGGCGGCAGTGGAGTATGTTAAGCTGGTGGATGCGGCTACCATGCAGCCGGTAAGCGAGCTCCAAGGGCCTGTTGTATTGGCTTTGGCCGTTCGTATTGGCAAGACACGACTGATTGATAACCTACTGTGGGAGGAATGCTAA